The following are encoded in a window of Poecile atricapillus isolate bPoeAtr1 chromosome 3, bPoeAtr1.hap1, whole genome shotgun sequence genomic DNA:
- the RRM2 gene encoding ribonucleoside-diphosphate reductase subunit M2, translating to MLSARTPLTVRHDQPLVSPKKSQSPMKSLSPMKGLALRDKENTPPALSSARVLASKTARKIFQEGDGKPVPRGGEEEEPLLRENPRRFVIFPIQYHDIWQMYKKAEASFWTAEEVDLSKDLQHWESLKPEEKYFISHVLAFFAASDGIVNENLVERFSQEVQITEARCFYGFQIAMENIHSEMYSLLIDTYIKDSKEREFLFNAIETLPCVKKKADWAMCWIGDKKATYGERVVAFAAVEGIFFSGSFASIFWLKKRGLMPGLTFSNELISRDEGLHCDFACLMFKHLIHKPSEERVKEIIMNAVLIEQEFLTEALPVKLIGMNCTLMKQYIEFVADRLMLELGFNKIYKAENPFDFMENISLEGKTNFFEKRVGEYQRMGVMSKPTDNSFTLDAEF from the exons ATGCTGTCCGCGCGCACTCCGCTCACCGTCCGCCACGACCAGCCCCTGGTGTCGCCCAAGAAGAGCCAGTCTCCTATGAAGAGTCTGTCGCCCATGAAGGGCCTGGCGCTGAGGGACAAGGAGAACACG CCGCCCGCCCTCAGCAGCGCTCGTGTTCTGGCCAGCAAGACGGCCCGCAAGATCTTCCAGGAGGGTGACGGCAAGCCG GTGCCGCGgggcggggaggaggaggagccgcTGCTGCGGGAGAACCCCCGCCGCTTCGTCATCTTCCCCATCCAGTACCACGACATCTGGCAGATGTACAAGAAGGCCGAGGCCTCCTTCTGGACGGCGGAGGAG GTGGACCTTTCCAAAGACCTCCAGCACTGGGAGTCCTTGAAGCCTGAGGAGAAGTACTTCATTTCTCACGTTCTCGCCTTCTTTGCTGCCAGTGATGGCATTGTCAACGAGAACTTG GTGGAGCGGTTCAGTCAAGAAGTACAGATCACAGAAGCTCGTTGTTTCTATGGCTTCCAGATTGCCATGGAAAATATACATTCAGAAATGTACAGTCTTCTTATTGACACCTACATTAAGGATTCTAAAGAGAG GGAATTTCTTTTCAATGCTATTGAAACATTACCATGTGTTAAAAAGAAGGCAGATTGGGCCATGTGCTGGATTGGGGACAAGAAAGCAACATATG GAGAACGTGTAGTAGCCTTTGCAGCAGTGGAAGGAATCTTCTTCTCTGGCTCTTTTGCATCAATTTTTTGGCTGAAGAAAAGAGGATTAATGCCTGGACTCACTTTTTCTAATGAACTCATCAGTAGAGATGAG GGTTTGCACTGTGATTTTGCCTGCCTCATGTTCAAGCACTTGATACACAAACCATCAGAGGAGAGAGTAAAGGAAATCATCATGAATGCTGTTCTCATAGAACAG GAGTTCTTGACGGAGGCATTGCCTGTAAAGCTGATTGGCATGAACTGCACTTTAATGAAACAGTACATCGAGTTTGTGGCAGACCGGCTTATGTTGGAACTGGGATTTAACAAG ATATACAAAGCAGAGAATCCTTTTGACTTCATGGAGAACATCTCTCTGGAAGGCAAGACAAACTTCTTTGAGAAGCGAGTAGGTGAATATCAGAGGATGGGAGTCATGTCGAAACCCACAGACAACTCTTTCACCCTGGATGCGGAGTTTTAA